In Variovorax paradoxus, a single genomic region encodes these proteins:
- the earP gene encoding elongation factor P maturation arginine rhamnosyltransferase EarP produces the protein MQSRQWDIFCKVIDNHGDLGVCWRLACQLAVRGEGVRLWIDDAAALGWMAPSGHDGVQVIDWLDDAALQAAVAQPAPNVLVEAFGCEPAPELIARFAETPGKPWINLEYLSAEPYVERLHGLPSPVFRGPGAGLTKRFFYPGFTPATGGLLREADLAARQAGFDRARWLSERQIPWSADERLVSLFCYEPPALAALLARLAQGPEPTRLLVTAGRAAQAVKALLGTEEARGALSISYLPYLTQPDFDHLLWACDLNFVRGEDSLVRALWAGAPLVWQIYPQDDDAHHVKLGAWLDWLGAPPSLRLFHHAWNGFGDGPLPPLEMQGPWRETARGARERLLAQDDLVTQLQEMIAQKS, from the coding sequence ATGCAATCGAGGCAATGGGACATCTTCTGCAAGGTCATCGACAACCACGGCGACCTCGGCGTCTGCTGGCGGCTGGCCTGCCAACTGGCCGTGCGCGGCGAAGGCGTGCGGCTGTGGATCGACGACGCGGCCGCGCTGGGCTGGATGGCGCCGTCGGGGCACGATGGCGTTCAGGTGATCGACTGGCTCGACGATGCAGCGCTGCAGGCCGCCGTGGCACAGCCCGCGCCCAACGTGCTGGTCGAGGCCTTCGGCTGCGAGCCGGCACCGGAGCTGATCGCGCGTTTTGCCGAAACGCCGGGCAAGCCCTGGATCAACCTCGAATACCTGTCGGCCGAGCCGTATGTGGAACGGCTGCACGGGCTGCCCTCGCCGGTGTTCCGGGGCCCCGGCGCAGGGTTGACCAAGCGCTTTTTCTATCCAGGCTTCACGCCCGCGACCGGCGGCCTGCTTCGAGAAGCCGACCTCGCGGCGCGGCAGGCCGGCTTCGACCGCGCCCGGTGGCTTTCCGAACGGCAGATTCCATGGAGTGCCGACGAGCGCCTGGTTTCTCTGTTCTGCTACGAGCCCCCGGCGCTGGCCGCGCTTCTGGCTCGGTTGGCGCAAGGCCCCGAGCCAACGCGGCTGCTGGTCACGGCCGGCCGCGCCGCGCAGGCGGTCAAGGCACTGCTCGGCACGGAAGAAGCGCGCGGCGCGCTATCAATTTCATACCTGCCCTACCTGACGCAGCCGGATTTCGACCACCTGCTCTGGGCCTGCGACCTGAACTTCGTGCGCGGCGAAGATTCGCTGGTGCGCGCGCTCTGGGCCGGCGCGCCGCTGGTCTGGCAGATCTACCCGCAGGACGACGATGCGCATCACGTCAAGCTCGGCGCCTGGCTGGACTGGCTCGGCGCCCCGCCCTCGCTGCGGCTTTTTCACCACGCCTGGAACGGCTTCGGCGACGGCCCCCTGCCGCCGCTGGAAATGCAGGGCCCGTGGCGCGAAACCGCCCGCGGCGCCCGTGAGCGGCTGCTCGCGCAGGACGATCTGGTCACGCAACTGCAGGAAATGATCGCCCAAAAAAGCTAA
- the efp gene encoding elongation factor P, translating into MKIAQEIRAGNVIMHGKDPMVVLKTEYSRGGRNSATVRMKMKSLIANFNTEVVFKADDKIDQIVLDKKECTYSYFADPMYVCMDADYNQYEVEAENMGDALNYLEDGMAVEVVFYDGKAISVELPTSVEREITWTEPAVKGDTSGKVLKPAKIATGFEVPVPLFVSQGDKIEIDTRTGEYRKRV; encoded by the coding sequence ATGAAAATCGCTCAAGAAATCCGCGCCGGCAACGTCATCATGCACGGCAAGGACCCGATGGTCGTCCTCAAGACCGAATACAGCCGCGGCGGCCGCAACTCCGCCACCGTGCGCATGAAGATGAAGAGCCTGATCGCCAACTTCAACACCGAAGTGGTCTTCAAGGCCGACGACAAGATCGACCAGATCGTGCTGGACAAGAAGGAGTGCACCTACTCCTACTTCGCCGACCCGATGTACGTCTGCATGGACGCCGACTACAACCAGTACGAAGTCGAAGCCGAGAACATGGGCGACGCCCTGAACTACCTCGAAGACGGCATGGCCGTCGAAGTGGTGTTCTACGACGGCAAGGCCATCTCGGTCGAACTGCCGACCAGCGTCGAGCGCGAAATCACCTGGACCGAACCCGCCGTCAAGGGCGACACCTCGGGCAAGGTGCTCAAGCCCGCCAAGATCGCCACCGGCTTCGAAGTGCCCGTGCCGCTGTTCGTCTCGCAAGGCGACAAGATCGAAATCGACACGCGCACCGGCGAATACCGCAAGCGCGTCTGA
- a CDS encoding DMT family transporter: MTSAAPARNAGWLRAMPGVFVLIWSTGFIVARYGMPYAPPLKFLAVRYALSLVCFGAWVALARVAWPKQRAQWGHLAVTGVLMQAGYLGGVWAAVHEGMGAGLVALLVGIQPVLTAVWLSFNGGRISKRQWGGLALGFAGLVLVVSRKLGQGAEVSALTMGLALMALLSITAGTLYQKRFVAPCDVRSASAVQMAAALLVTLPFAALEPQHIEWNLQSGGAMAWSVLALSLGGSSLLYMLIQRGTATAVTSLLYLVPPCTAVMAWLLFSEPITLVTVLGIALTAVGVSLVVRGER; encoded by the coding sequence ATGACCTCGGCAGCCCCGGCCCGCAACGCGGGCTGGCTGCGGGCGATGCCCGGGGTCTTCGTGCTGATCTGGAGCACGGGCTTCATCGTCGCGCGCTACGGCATGCCGTATGCGCCACCCCTCAAATTCCTGGCTGTGCGCTATGCGCTGTCTCTCGTGTGCTTCGGCGCGTGGGTCGCGCTGGCGCGGGTCGCGTGGCCGAAGCAGCGCGCCCAATGGGGCCATCTTGCCGTCACCGGCGTCCTGATGCAGGCCGGTTACCTCGGCGGCGTGTGGGCGGCGGTGCATGAAGGCATGGGCGCCGGGCTGGTGGCGCTGCTGGTCGGCATCCAGCCGGTGCTCACGGCCGTCTGGCTGTCGTTCAACGGCGGGCGCATTTCCAAACGGCAGTGGGGCGGGCTCGCGCTGGGTTTCGCGGGGCTGGTGCTGGTGGTATCGCGCAAGCTCGGGCAGGGCGCAGAGGTGAGCGCGCTGACGATGGGGCTGGCGCTGATGGCGCTGCTTTCGATTACCGCGGGCACGCTTTACCAGAAGCGCTTCGTCGCGCCCTGCGACGTGCGCAGCGCGAGCGCGGTGCAGATGGCGGCGGCGCTGCTCGTCACGCTGCCATTCGCGGCGCTGGAGCCGCAGCACATCGAGTGGAACCTGCAGTCGGGCGGCGCGATGGCCTGGTCGGTGCTGGCGCTGTCGCTGGGTGGCAGCTCGCTGCTCTATATGTTGATACAGCGTGGCACGGCCACCGCCGTCACCAGCCTCCTGTACCTGGTGCCGCCCTGCACGGCGGTAATGGCCTGGCTGCTGTTCAGCGAGCCGATCACGCTGGTGACGGTGCTGGGCATTGCCCTCACCGCCGTCGGCGTGAGCCTGGTGGTGCGCGGCGAGCGCTGA
- the uvrC gene encoding excinuclease ABC subunit UvrC: MSDVHSDQLLSEVAALPQLPGVYRYFDAAGAVLYVGKARNLRKRVANYFQKNHGGTRIGHMISKIVRMETTVVRSEAEALLLENNLIKTLKPRYNILFRDDKSYPYLKIASHQFPRLAYYRGAVDKKHRYFGPYPSAWAVKESIQLLQKVFRLRTCEDTVYANRTRPCLLYQIKRCSGPCVGHIAPDAYAQDVASAEAFLMGDTQLVLSKLEQRMMTHAEKLEFEQAAELRNQMSAISRVLHQQSIEIASDKDVDILAVKVQGGKACVNLAMVRGGRHLGDRPYFPVHVEDAVQIHHGELDGDEGDDAGPAAADPIEVQVLEAFIAQHYIDVPVPATLVLSQQVSRELIEAISQQAGSRVTAVFQPREQRRHWLEMAETNAGLQLARLLAEEGSQQARTRALTDALELASDDLDTFRVECFDISHTAGEATQASCVVFEHHAMQNKEYRRYNIEGITPGDDYAAMRQVLHRRYGKLAEAMAAETDALPPGDAESESADAPPKPRTARMPDLVLVDGGKGQVSMAREVFGELGLPLSLIVGVEKGEGRKVGLEELVFADGREKVYLGKDSAALMLVAQIRDEAHRFAITGMRAKRAKVRVGGSQLEDIPGIGPKRRARLLQRFGGIRGVAAASVEDIASVEGIASDLAEEIYKALH, translated from the coding sequence ATGTCAGACGTGCATTCCGATCAATTGCTCAGCGAAGTCGCGGCCCTGCCGCAGCTGCCCGGTGTCTATCGCTATTTCGACGCCGCGGGCGCAGTGCTGTACGTGGGCAAGGCGCGCAATCTCAGGAAGCGGGTCGCCAACTACTTCCAGAAGAATCACGGCGGCACCCGCATCGGTCACATGATCTCGAAGATCGTGCGCATGGAGACCACCGTGGTGCGCTCCGAGGCCGAGGCGCTGCTGCTCGAGAACAACCTGATCAAGACGCTCAAGCCGCGCTACAACATCCTGTTTCGCGACGACAAGAGCTACCCCTATCTGAAGATCGCGTCGCACCAGTTTCCGCGGCTGGCCTACTACCGCGGCGCGGTCGACAAGAAACACCGCTATTTCGGGCCGTACCCCAGCGCATGGGCGGTGAAGGAGTCGATCCAGTTGCTGCAGAAGGTGTTCCGCCTGCGCACCTGCGAAGACACGGTGTACGCCAACCGCACGCGGCCCTGCCTGCTCTACCAGATCAAGCGGTGCAGCGGGCCGTGCGTCGGCCACATCGCGCCCGACGCCTATGCGCAGGACGTCGCCAGCGCCGAGGCCTTCCTGATGGGCGACACCCAACTCGTGCTCTCGAAGCTGGAGCAGCGCATGATGACGCACGCCGAGAAGCTCGAGTTCGAGCAGGCGGCCGAGCTGCGCAACCAGATGTCGGCCATCTCGCGCGTGCTGCACCAGCAGTCGATCGAGATCGCCTCAGACAAGGACGTGGACATCCTGGCCGTGAAGGTGCAGGGCGGCAAGGCCTGCGTGAACCTGGCCATGGTGCGCGGCGGCCGCCACCTGGGCGACCGGCCCTACTTTCCCGTGCACGTGGAAGACGCGGTGCAGATCCATCACGGCGAGCTGGACGGCGACGAGGGCGACGATGCCGGTCCCGCCGCGGCCGACCCGATCGAGGTGCAGGTGCTCGAGGCCTTCATCGCCCAGCACTACATCGACGTGCCGGTGCCGGCCACGCTGGTGCTGAGCCAGCAGGTGAGCCGCGAGCTGATCGAGGCGATCTCGCAGCAGGCGGGCTCGCGCGTGACGGCCGTGTTCCAGCCGCGCGAGCAACGCCGGCACTGGCTCGAGATGGCCGAGACCAATGCCGGCCTGCAGCTGGCCCGGCTGCTGGCCGAAGAGGGCTCGCAGCAGGCGCGCACCCGCGCGCTGACCGACGCGCTCGAGCTGGCCTCGGACGACCTCGACACCTTCCGGGTCGAATGCTTCGACATCTCGCACACCGCGGGCGAGGCCACGCAGGCTTCGTGCGTGGTGTTCGAACACCACGCCATGCAGAACAAGGAGTACCGCCGCTACAACATCGAGGGCATCACGCCCGGCGACGACTATGCGGCCATGCGCCAGGTGCTGCACCGCCGCTACGGCAAGCTGGCCGAGGCGATGGCCGCCGAGACCGACGCGCTGCCCCCCGGCGACGCCGAGAGCGAGAGCGCCGACGCACCCCCGAAGCCCCGCACCGCGCGCATGCCCGACCTGGTGCTGGTCGACGGCGGCAAGGGCCAGGTGTCGATGGCGCGCGAGGTGTTCGGCGAACTGGGCCTGCCGCTGTCGTTGATCGTCGGCGTCGAGAAGGGCGAGGGTCGCAAGGTCGGGCTCGAGGAACTGGTGTTCGCCGACGGCCGCGAGAAGGTCTACCTGGGCAAGGACTCGGCCGCGCTGATGCTGGTCGCCCAGATCCGCGACGAGGCGCACCGCTTCGCCATCACCGGCATGCGCGCCAAGCGCGCCAAGGTGCGCGTGGGCGGCAGCCAGCTCGAAGATATTCCGGGCATCGGGCCGAAGCGGCGGGCGCGGCTGCTGCAGCGCTTCGGCGGCATCCGCGGCGTGGCCGCGGCGAGCGTGGAAGACATTGCCTCGGTGGAGGGCATCGCCTCCGACCTGGCGGAAGAGATCTACAAGGCGCTGCACTGA
- the pgsA gene encoding CDP-diacylglycerol--glycerol-3-phosphate 3-phosphatidyltransferase, with protein MFWTLPTIMTWTRIVAIPLIVGVFYLPMAEPMRNLIATVMFIVFAATDWLDGFLARKLNQTSAFGAFLDPVADKFLVCASLLVLVHLQRADVFVALIIIGREIAISALREWMAQIGASKSVAVHMIGKVKTTVQMIAIPFLLYDGRLFKVIDTGLWGQWLIWISAVLTIWSMVYYLQKAIPEIRARTK; from the coding sequence ATGTTCTGGACCTTACCGACCATCATGACCTGGACGCGCATCGTCGCGATCCCTTTGATCGTCGGCGTGTTCTACCTGCCGATGGCCGAGCCGATGCGCAACCTGATCGCCACGGTCATGTTCATCGTCTTCGCCGCCACCGACTGGCTCGACGGCTTCCTGGCCCGCAAACTCAACCAGACCTCGGCCTTCGGCGCGTTCCTCGATCCGGTGGCCGACAAGTTCCTGGTCTGCGCGTCGCTGCTGGTGCTGGTACATCTGCAGCGCGCCGACGTGTTCGTGGCCCTGATCATCATCGGCCGCGAGATCGCGATCTCGGCGCTGCGTGAATGGATGGCGCAGATCGGCGCCAGCAAGAGCGTGGCGGTGCACATGATCGGCAAGGTCAAAACCACGGTGCAGATGATCGCCATTCCGTTCCTGCTGTATGACGGACGCCTCTTCAAGGTGATCGACACCGGGCTCTGGGGGCAATGGCTGATCTGGATCTCGGCCGTGCTCACCATCTGGTCGATGGTGTACTACCTGCAGAAGGCCATTCCCGAAATCCGGGCGCGTACCAAATGA